The following proteins are co-located in the Acidobacteriota bacterium genome:
- a CDS encoding NUDIX domain-containing protein: MVEWPRVPYVGVGCLVIRDRRLLLIRRHGLHGAGSWSPPGGHLGFGETPAQCARRELYEETGVVVSEVTFVAITNDIFDAEDKHYITVWMRGIASAGEGTIQAPEEVAEIGWFDVDALPSPLFLCFANLVAGDCAPRLGPGEALR; the protein is encoded by the coding sequence ATGGTCGAGTGGCCCAGAGTCCCCTATGTCGGCGTCGGTTGTCTCGTGATTCGTGATCGCCGCCTCCTGCTGATTCGCCGGCACGGTTTGCACGGCGCGGGATCGTGGTCGCCGCCGGGCGGCCACCTCGGGTTCGGTGAGACGCCCGCGCAGTGCGCCCGCCGAGAGCTGTACGAGGAGACCGGCGTGGTCGTCTCCGAGGTGACCTTCGTCGCGATTACGAACGACATCTTCGACGCAGAGGACAAGCACTACATCACCGTGTGGATGCGCGGCATCGCTTCGGCTGGTGAGGGCACGATTCAGGCACCGGAGGAAGTGGCCGAGATCGGCTGGTTCGACGTCGACGCGCTCCCGTCGCCGCTGTTCTTGTGCTTCGCCAACCTGGTCGCGGGTGACTGCGCGCCGCGGCTCGGCCCGGGCGAGGCACTCCGGTGA